The nucleotide window TAACCAACCTATCGAACGCCACAGCGAACAAGATCCGCAAAGAATATCACGAAGTTTATCTTGAGGCCGGATACCAGGGGAACTCAGCCGAGATTTTCCGGGGAGAAATCCTCCAGGTGCGAGGCCCCGGCCGGGAAAGCCCGACTGATACCTATTTGAATATCTTGGCATCGGCTTCTCAGCAGGCTCATTCCTACGCGGTGGTGAACAAGACCCTCGCGGCAGGGCATACCTTCAGGGATCAGGTAGACGCCTGCCTTGAGGCCCTTAAGCCCTATGGCGTGACGGCCGGCTATATTACCGATCTCGGCAGCACCAAGATGCCGCGCGGGCGAGCTATGTTCGGGATGGCGCGGAACCAATTGCGGTCTATTTGCATGTCGGTGGGCGCTGCATGCTTTATTGACGGGAAAAAGCTTAACATCGTCAAGTACGGCGAGAGCTTGCCGGGTAACACCACTGTCATCAACTCGGAAACCGGGATGATTGGCATGCCGATCCAGACGATTGAGGGTGTGGAGGCCAGGTGTCTTCTAAACCCGCGTCTGAAAGTTACATCACTTGTGAAGATCGATGAGGCTAGCATTCAAAAGGCTAAGCTGGCGGTGGACCAAGTGACAGGAACGGCGATAGCCTCAAATGGGGCATATGGGAATAGCTTGCAGCAGAATATGCTTGACTTCAATATTGATCCTGACGGCACATACAAAATATTGCAAGTAACCCATATCGGCGACACCAGAGGTACGGAGTTCTACACAGACGTTCTGTGCCGTTCCTATGCCCATGGGACTTCTCCTGCTGCTGGCGCGCGCGGGCTCGGCGACCCCTCCGGGAGCAACTGAACATGGATACCAGATCACGGTACGAGGACCTTCGCGAGGCTATTGAGACAACAGTTGAAAACCGCCTTGTTGAGCTGCGTACAGCAGAACATGCGACGGTCGTCTCGTGGGACCCCGTAAAACAGACGATGGTCGCCCAGCCCACCAATAAGGCGCTCATTCGGAAGCCAGATGGGACCAAGGAATGGGTGCAGATGCCCCAGATTCCGGACGTGAAGATACATTATCCATCGGGCAACGGCATTACCGTCACGCACCCTCTCAAGGAGGGAGACGAGGTTCTTCTTATTATGGCGTCCCGCTCTCCGGATGTCTGGCAGCAGAGCGGCGGCGACCAGCAGATCATCGATACCCGGCTTCATGACCTATCCAACGCCTTCTGCATCCCGGGGTTCAAGTCGGACGCCAAGGCTCTGGAAAATGTCTCGCCGGACTCCACCCAGATCCGTTCCGACGACGGGCAGACGGTAATCGACATTAAGGGTGGGTCGGTCGCTCTAAAGGCGCAGAATACTGAAGTTCAGGTTACGAACGACGCCGCGACCATGAAGAAGGGCGATATGAAGATCATCGTCTCCTCCTCCCGCGTCGATCTTGGGGGCACTGGAGGTCAGGCCGTCATGACTGAGGGCGGCCCGTCCACCAAAGTGTTCGCGGTGATCTGATGCGTTACCGGAAACTTGACGTAAACGGCGACATGATGTTTGGCCGGGGGCAGGCTGATTTCTATCGAGATGTCCCCGAAGCCCCTGCGCAGGCCGTGAAGACCCGCCTTTTCCTCCGCCTAGGGGAGTGGTTTCTGGACACGTCAGACGGCACCCCGTGGAATACTGAAATCCTCGGGGCGCACACGCAGAACACCCGTGACGCGGCGCTGAGGGAGCGGATCGAGGGCACCACTGGCGTCTCTTCGCTTGATGCCTACTCGTCGTCCTACAATTCCGACACGCGATCCCTATCCGTGTCAGCGACGATTACCACGTCCTACGGCGTGTCCACGCTCTATTACACCAATGGCCAGACCAAGACCTCTGACCAGTTGGCTCAGGAAGCCGAAACCGCGACCGACGTGATTGACGCGGTCTATGGGCAACTCGACTTCTCCAACCCCTTCCAGTCCGGGTGGCTCTGATGGCGATTACATGCACCATCGACGCGACTGGCATTACGGCTCCCTCTCTGGACGATGTCCGGACGTGGCTCGTTGGGCAGTACCAGTCGATCTATGGGTCAGATGTTTATCTTGAGCCCGACAGCCAAGACGGTCAGTGGATCGGCATTCTAGCAACGGCACTTCATGACGCCAACTCCATGTGCGTCTCGACCTACAACGCGTTCTCCCCTGCTACGGCACAGGGGGAGGGCCTGTCCCGAATGGTGAAGATCAACGGGCTTTCCCGGCATGTCGCATCTAAGTCCCAGGTTGACCTCCTTCTCGGCGGCACGGCGGGGACGACCATCGCCGGGGGCTACGCCACGGATGATACCGGCAACAAGTGGATGCTGCCGGATAGCGTCGTCATTGGAATGGCAGGGCAGATCACAGTAACCGCAACCGCAGCCGATGCCGGCGCGGTCACTGCAACTGCTGGCTCGGTTACGACCATAGGAACCCCGACGCGGGGCTGGCAGACGGTCACGAACCTTCTTGCTGCGGTTGAGGGCGACCCAATCGAGACGGATCTGGAACTGCGCCAGCGGCAGGCGGTCTCGACTGAGATCCCGTCGCAGACGATCTTTGAAGGACTTGTCGGCGCCGTGGCGGCTGTGGCTGGGGTGACCCGCTATGGCGGTGTGGACAACGACACGGACGCCACGGACGAAAACGGCATTCCGGGGCATTCGTTCTCTCTTGTGATCGAGGGCGGGGATGCGGCGACCATCGCTCAGACGATCTACACCAAGAAGGGGCCGGGGGCTGGGACGTGGGGCACGACTTCTGAAGTTGTAGTGGACAGCTATGGCGTACCGCACACCATCAAGTTCATGCGCCCGACAAACATCCCGGTTGTCGTCGCACTTACGCTCAAGGCTCTCACTGGATACACATCGAACATTGGGGCCAAGATCAAGACGGCCGTGGCCGAATATATCAATGATCTGGCGATTGGTGATGAGGTTTACCTCACCCGCCTCTTCGTTCCGGCAAACCTGTCTGGAAGTGCCGATAGTGTGACCTTCGATATCACCGGCCTCCTCATCGCACGGGGCACGGACAGTCCCGGCTCGGCTAATCTGACGTTCGCCTATCATGAGGCCCCGGCCTGTTCCGTCGATGACATCACAATCACGGTGATCTGATGGCCGATGCTCCCTTCACCGTAGACGACTATGTCGGCCTTATCACCTCGGAGCACCGAGGGAAGGCGCGGTTCACAGCTACGGTTCGTGCGACCGTGCAGCCGGCGGCGGACACGCAGGCGTTTCTTGATGACCTGCCCGGCGCCTTCGATCTGGATAGCGCGATTGGCGTCCAGCTTGATGCGGTGGGAGCATGGGTCGGCATCTCCCGGCTCATCTCCATTCCCCTCATCACGGTCTGGTTCTCATGGGGTATCGTCGGGCGGGGATGGGGTGAAGGCATCTGGAAAGGACCTTACGACCCCGAGACCGGCATCTATGCCCTTGATGACGACACGTACCGCAAGCTCATCCGCCTCAAGATCCTGGTGAACAACTGGGATGGATTGACGGGCTCTGCGGCCAGCGCGTTTGAAGACTTCTATGCCTCGGACGGCAGCTATCCGTTCATCCTCGATAATGAGGACATGAGCATGACGGCCTGCATCTCTGGTGCCCGCCCTCCTGCGATCATGTTCGCCATTTTTGCCGGGCGTTACGTTGAGTTCAAGCCGGCGTCTGTCCGCATCCTGAATGTCGTCCCGTCTGTCCCAAATACGCCAGCATTCGGGTTCGGCGTTGACAACGAATACATCGCGGGATGGGGAACGGGCTCTTGGGTCCGCGACGCTGAAGAAGCGATGATCGAAGAGCTTTCAGTCTAAGCCCAACAACACCGACACGCAACGAACCGTCACGCACGCGAAAGCGGGCGCTGGCGGCGCTTTGTCTTGGAGCCCTCATGGCAACGAATGATTTTCTTCCCTTCGGCACGGGCGCCGGGGCAAATGTGGTGTCTCAAGCCGTGTGGGCCGCACTCGCAACACGTGCGAACGGGTTCCAGAACGGGGTGGCCGATCCCCAGCCGGTCAACAAGGCGATCCGTCAGGCGGCATTCGTCGCGGCGATGATCGGCCAGTTCACGGCCGACTACGGCGGTGATGCTCTCGACAATGGCGACCTCCCCACATTTGAGGCCCATTTCAAGGCGGCCCTTGCCGCATGGATCGCCAGCGGCTCCTCACCCATCGACCTGAGCAGCTACGTCCTGCGTGCGGGCGATACCATGACGGGGCTCTTCTCTGCCCCGGCTGGGTTCAAGACTGCATCCCGCACGCTGACGACTGCGACGACCCTCACGACTGCGGACTTCGGGAAATTCGTCTCCCTTTCTTCGGGCAGCACCTTTACGACCACTTTCCCGACGCCTGTCAGCAATGGCAGCGGGGCCTTCACGGTCTTCAACAATTCAGTCGTGGCGCAGACCGTAAGCACTCCGGCAGGTGCCTTCCTTGGTCCGGGCGCTTCCAGCGGGACCACTGAATCCATCCCGGCGGGCTCTGTCTACCGTTATGTCAGCGACGGCTCCAACTGGATCAGATCGGTTGCCACCAACGCCCCGAATGCCCTGCCGAAGCTCTCTTTTATCCAGACCACGCAGACTTGGACCAGAGCGGCAGGCGCAACGAAAGCCTTCGTCATCGCCCATGGGCCGGGGGGCGCCGGTGGTGGCGAACCAGCCGGCGCGCCGACCACGGCCGGTGGCTCTGGCGGGGGCGGGGGGGGATGGGCGATGTCTCTTCTCGATATCTCGTCCACTGCATCGTCGCTCGTGACTATCCCATCCGGCGGGGTCGGGGTTTCTGGCTCGACGGGGGGGGATGGCGCCGGGAACACGTCATTTGGGACCCTTGTCGTGGCCGGCCCTGGGTCTGGTGGGCGCACTGGGTCTGGTGGCAACAGCATCCCCGGTGGGCTCCCTGGCACCGGCATCA belongs to Xanthobacter autotrophicus Py2 and includes:
- a CDS encoding conserved hypothetical protein (KEGG: bvi:Bcep1808_4555 hypothetical protein), translated to MTQQWLRKVRLVVGNGSDGIDCSDMRIRFMVRTQDSQTPWHADITITNLSNATANKIRKEYHEVYLEAGYQGNSAEIFRGEILQVRGPGRESPTDTYLNILASASQQAHSYAVVNKTLAAGHTFRDQVDACLEALKPYGVTAGYITDLGSTKMPRGRAMFGMARNQLRSICMSVGAACFIDGKKLNIVKYGESLPGNTTVINSETGMIGMPIQTIEGVEARCLLNPRLKVTSLVKIDEASIQKAKLAVDQVTGTAIASNGAYGNSLQQNMLDFNIDPDGTYKILQVTHIGDTRGTEFYTDVLCRSYAHGTSPAAGARGLGDPSGSN
- a CDS encoding hypothetical protein (KEGG: bvi:Bcep1808_4556 putative bacteriophage protein), with the translated sequence MDTRSRYEDLREAIETTVENRLVELRTAEHATVVSWDPVKQTMVAQPTNKALIRKPDGTKEWVQMPQIPDVKIHYPSGNGITVTHPLKEGDEVLLIMASRSPDVWQQSGGDQQIIDTRLHDLSNAFCIPGFKSDAKALENVSPDSTQIRSDDGQTVIDIKGGSVALKAQNTEVQVTNDAATMKKGDMKIIVSSSRVDLGGTGGQAVMTEGGPSTKVFAVI
- a CDS encoding hypothetical protein (KEGG: reu:Reut_A2409 hypothetical protein); its protein translation is MRYRKLDVNGDMMFGRGQADFYRDVPEAPAQAVKTRLFLRLGEWFLDTSDGTPWNTEILGAHTQNTRDAALRERIEGTTGVSSLDAYSSSYNSDTRSLSVSATITTSYGVSTLYYTNGQTKTSDQLAQEAETATDVIDAVYGQLDFSNPFQSGWL
- a CDS encoding putative bacteriophage protein (KEGG: reu:Reut_A2410 putative bacteriophage protein), with amino-acid sequence MAITCTIDATGITAPSLDDVRTWLVGQYQSIYGSDVYLEPDSQDGQWIGILATALHDANSMCVSTYNAFSPATAQGEGLSRMVKINGLSRHVASKSQVDLLLGGTAGTTIAGGYATDDTGNKWMLPDSVVIGMAGQITVTATAADAGAVTATAGSVTTIGTPTRGWQTVTNLLAAVEGDPIETDLELRQRQAVSTEIPSQTIFEGLVGAVAAVAGVTRYGGVDNDTDATDENGIPGHSFSLVIEGGDAATIAQTIYTKKGPGAGTWGTTSEVVVDSYGVPHTIKFMRPTNIPVVVALTLKALTGYTSNIGAKIKTAVAEYINDLAIGDEVYLTRLFVPANLSGSADSVTFDITGLLIARGTDSPGSANLTFAYHEAPACSVDDITITVI
- a CDS encoding putative bacteriophage protein (KEGG: bvi:Bcep1808_4559 putative bacteriophage protein) gives rise to the protein MADAPFTVDDYVGLITSEHRGKARFTATVRATVQPAADTQAFLDDLPGAFDLDSAIGVQLDAVGAWVGISRLISIPLITVWFSWGIVGRGWGEGIWKGPYDPETGIYALDDDTYRKLIRLKILVNNWDGLTGSAASAFEDFYASDGSYPFILDNEDMSMTACISGARPPAIMFAIFAGRYVEFKPASVRILNVVPSVPNTPAFGFGVDNEYIAGWGTGSWVRDAEEAMIEELSV
- a CDS encoding hypothetical protein (KEGG: reu:Reut_A2412 hypothetical protein) → MATNDFLPFGTGAGANVVSQAVWAALATRANGFQNGVADPQPVNKAIRQAAFVAAMIGQFTADYGGDALDNGDLPTFEAHFKAALAAWIASGSSPIDLSSYVLRAGDTMTGLFSAPAGFKTASRTLTTATTLTTADFGKFVSLSSGSTFTTTFPTPVSNGSGAFTVFNNSVVAQTVSTPAGAFLGPGASSGTTESIPAGSVYRYVSDGSNWIRSVATNAPNALPKLSFIQTTQTWTRAAGATKAFVIAHGPGGAGGGEPAGAPTTAGGSGGGGGGWAMSLLDISSTASSLVTIPSGGVGVSGSTGGDGAGNTSFGTLVVAGPGSGGRTGSGGNSIPGGLPGTGITGQILGKGSPGGTNFWESPDIGANGGDGLFGGGGRGGCDDGGSFPAVAGVMGGGGGGSDSADATAGAGANGGDGWCLVWEF